The Rubidibacter lacunae KORDI 51-2 DNA segment CGCTCGGTAACAAGTGAAGAGTCGTAGGGGTTCGGCAAATCGCGGGTGCGGATAATGGGATCTTGAGAGTTCTGCTGCTGCATGCCATCCAGATAAAGGATGTGGACGGTGCGAGCATCAAACTCAATTGCGTTTTCCGGATAAAGCCCGCGACCGCCAATGAGACCGCTAATACCAAAGATGTTATCCAACTGACCGCTGTAACTGAGAGAGCTGAATCCATCTCGCGAGCGGTCGGTAATGGCGCGACCGAACGTGTCGCTTAAATTTTGCTCCGGTCCTACCAAAATTTGACGGTTATCGCGACCGGCAAGTGCGGAGTCGGCAAAGACACCGGAGACGGTTCCGGCAACAACCAGGGCTACCAAGCGCGCGAAAGCATTAGACATGGCTCACAATGGTGTAAGTTTGACACGATCGTACCAGACTTCATTCATATGCAACTGCGTTCCCGAGCTCGCACGCGAGTTGGCGGGTTTGCGCTCGGTTGCTGTAGTTATTAGTTCCCTTATTAGTTCCCTGCCGCCCATGGAACCGTTGCCTTCAGTTTTACCCGCCACGATCGACCTCGATTCACTTCGGTCGTACTTGCTCGACTTGCTGGTTCGGCGCGCGTTCCGCGAGGGGGGCGCTGACGAGTTTCTGCTGTCGTCGGGACAGCGCAGTGCTTATTACATCGACTGCAAACGCGTATCTCTAATGGCGGAAGGCGCGATCGCGATCGCGCGGCTATTCCTCGAACTGCTGCCGGCCGATACAGATTCCGTTGCCGGGCTGACCTTGGGCGCGGATCCATTAGTGACGGCGGTGAGTGTGGCGTCTGGCTACGGCGAGCCCGACCGGGCTCGGTTCCTGCCGGCGCTGGTCGTTCGTAAGGAAGCCAAAGGACATGGAACCGGCGCTTACATCGAAGGTCCGGATTTGGCAGCAGGCGCGCGCGTCGTCGTCCTCGAAGATGTTGTGACCACGGGCAAATCAGCGATGCGGGCGGTGGAACGGCTGCGGGCGTGCGGATACGACGTGGATCGCGTGTTGGCGGTGGTCGACCGCGAGCAGGGCGGCGCCGCGCTTTATCGCGAGTCCGGTCTGGAGTTTCAGGCACTTTTTTCCCTGACGGAGATCTGCGCCCGCGCCCGCACCCTGGCACAAGGATGATGTTTAACTGCGGTAACGAAGCGTT contains these protein-coding regions:
- the pyrE gene encoding orotate phosphoribosyltransferase: MEPLPSVLPATIDLDSLRSYLLDLLVRRAFREGGADEFLLSSGQRSAYYIDCKRVSLMAEGAIAIARLFLELLPADTDSVAGLTLGADPLVTAVSVASGYGEPDRARFLPALVVRKEAKGHGTGAYIEGPDLAAGARVVVLEDVVTTGKSAMRAVERLRACGYDVDRVLAVVDREQGGAALYRESGLEFQALFSLTEICARARTLAQG